The window TGGggtatttattgttatttatttatgttcttaacgtttataattttttttttataaactttagTATTTTCCAACTTATGTATGATCCATCctagttttttaaattaaagtaacaaTTCCGATTTCATCACATCCTtgatattcaaaaaaaaaaaaagacaaaagttAGATGAagttctataaatatttttttgttattttttaattagaattgaagttCCACCTTGATAATCACACAATAAAGATTTCTAGGTCAATGTAGATTATCTAAGAGAAACTATGTTTCTGATAGAACACTAAAAAGGCTTGTGAAActacatctattttttttttcctagcaaaaattataaacaaatatggTTGATGTGGTTGCAATTGCGGTCACAATGCTGTCGCTGAAACTCCAAAACTTTGAGATTGTTGTAGTTGCGGacagttttttaaaaccttCCTTCTTCCACCTTATAACATAATTCACAGTGACAGTGCTGCTATCTTTGTATGCAACAGGTTCAGGAGGAAAAGTCAGTCCAATGATGAAAGCATGGATAGTGAAGTCATTGAGGACGAGAGCTCTGAGAGTGAGGATGATGAGAGGCCTAATAGTTTTGAATTAGATGACAAAGAAAAGCAGAGGGAAAAGCGAAAAGGTCTTGATCTTGCTACCACGCTTGAACGTATTGAGAAAAACTTCGTCATTACTGATCCAAGGCTTCCAGACAATCCTATAGTAAAGATTCTCTGAATCATTTGTACTACTGTACTTAAAAATTGTTTCCCTAGGAGGTGAACATGTAACACTGTAAACTTTGTACTTGGTTTTTACTTTTTCAGATCTTTGCATCGGATAGCTTCTTAGAGCTTACAGAATATAGTCGTGAAGAAATCTTGGGAAGGAATTGCAGGTATTCTTTAAATTGAATGTTATTACACGGCAAGTATACTTATGCTAGATGGAAGCCGCTggtgattcaaatttaaattccttTCTGAAAGTTTAATAATATTGATTTACCAGGAAATGATCAAAATTTCGTTTCTATAATTAATGTCAAATTCAGGTTATTTACCTTATATGCTATTTGGCTATTTAGGTTTCTGCAAGGACCTGAAACTGATCCAGCAACTGTGAACAAAATTAGAGAGGCAATTGACAACCAAACAGAAGTTACCGTGCAACTAATCAATTATACAAAGAGTGGTAaggtttgcttctttttttttctgctgGGAAAACCACTTTCATAAGCTAATTTCATATAGATTTGAATTAATAAGTATTATAGGATTATTTCGTATATCGCATATGTAGTTTATTATAAAGACAAAAAGAATACTGTTATCTCTAAGTTTTTCATGAATAACATTTACTTGCACTAGTACTAGTCGTTAAGAAAACAATTCACAATAATTTCCTGTTCTAGAATCCTGAATATATCTTTCTTAGCGTACAAAGGATATATAGCTATTTAACGTGAAGATCAATAATGTTGCGATTATTATTCCACTTGCTATTGAAGATTTCTCTGTTCAATCCAGGAAAGAAGTTCTGGAACCTGTTTCATTTGCAACCTATGCGTGATCAGAAGGTACAGCGTATGATAGTTTTCTGAAGATGTTAAATCCTTTAAGATCTTGGCGtgcaaatttaataatattatttcccCCTATATTTTAACATTAACTGAGTACGAGTGTTAGCTTTTGTCTCTTTTCCTTCTTGGTTTAACAGGGAGAAGTGCAGTATTTTATTGGTGTTCAACTTGATGGTAGTCAACATGTAGAGCCTCTTCACAACTGCATCGCAGAAGATACTGCAAAGGAGGGAGAACAATTGGTTTGGTCCCTACTataatgcttcattaattcattCATTATCTCAAATCATCGTCAACAACATCAATGTCCAAATTCAGGCATTAAATTTTGATGAGAAATTTTTTCATAAGAGGCTTTAAATTTGGAAGTCTATAAAGTCTATGGATTATGATATAGACTGAAactttttacatttattatgaGCTCCTTTTTCTTCCCTCCATATAACAGTAGGAAGGTTtgttcaaattatttatcatgCTTTGTATTTCCTGAGTTATAACAAGTACATTTGAAATCCATCCTCAGGTAAAACAAACTGCAGAAAATGTCGATGAGGCAGTGAGAGATCTTCCGGATGCTAATAAGGTAACATCTGCTGCTATTAGTTATCTTTGTCTATTATAGAGCATTTGGCTTCAATTGTGGCATGACCATCCTTTTGGCGCTCTCCAGAAACCAGATGATTTATGGACAAATCATTCAAAAACAGTTCACCCGAAACCTCATAGGAAGGATGACCCTGCATGGAAAGCTATCCAGAAGGTATTAAAACTTTCGTATTTGAGAATATGTCGTGTTTACccgatttattgttttttttctattaattgcTCGATGATTTTGGAATTTCTTTTTCACTGTATACGAGTATAAATTACAAACAATAGGAAGATGTGGTAAATACTTCAGGTCTCATTTGAAAGTTGTGCTAACTTGTGTATTTGTTCTTTTGTCTTTCTGtaatttctttatatttctGGGATGTAGGAAGTGATCATAATTTTCTCTTAAATTATATGTTACATTGAAGATTATCTTATTGAGTAATGAGTTGTTAACCATGCCATGAAACCATTATAGTTCCTTCTGTATTCCATAGGGTACTTTGGCTTTTCCTAGTCACTTCTTGAATGTTTGATGcaatttatgttaattttgcAAATTGTTCTGTGACCTTGGTTTTGCAGGTCCTAGAAAGTGGAGAACAGATAGGCTTAAAGCATTTCAGGCCAATTAAACCATTGGGGTCAGGAGATACTGGCAGGTTTTTTTTTACCCCTATTTCTCTATTGCATTTCCCTGTTTCACAATTGCTTGTACTGGTAGCATAATTAATTGTCGAGTGTGAAACAAATTGTAATCACACGACTATGATGCTGTATACAGACACATATGACTGACATACTATTTTAAGGTTTCGtcatttctaaaaataatcCTAGCTTTTATATGGAGCTTCTGCATATACAAGAACCTTATAGATGAATTAGTCTTTCTAGTTAACTGAAAATTCAGGTGAgctcaattaaaatttcatcattCATTTGGGAGATAGACAGTTTCTTTCTGTTCCATTATTTTCCAAAGCAATGGTTTGCAGTGTGCATCTGGTGGAGCTACGTGGAACTGGTCAATATTTTGCGATGAAAGCTATGGATAAGGGTGTTATGCTCAATCGTAATAAGGTGATTTAATTAACGTGAATTTTTTTCCCCAGGTTTTCATTACATATTGTATTCTCAATTTCTCAACATGGAAATATTAGTTCACTTGAAACAGTATATTTACATATCCAGGTTCGGAGTTTCTATAAGTAGCTTAAagtaacaaaattattattctaattttaattgtgTAAATCGAGTTATAGCAACATTTACCACTCGTTGTAATTGGATGGCCTTTATACACTTTCCAAAGGTGCATAGAGCTTGCGCAGAGAGAGAAATTCTTGACAAGTTGGACCACCCTTTTCTACCTGCATTATATGCTTCCTTCCAGGTTTGTAACTCGAATACTACTTTTAAATAAGTAACacaatgattattatttatcaattagAATAACTGGTAGGAACATTAGGATCTCTTTAGCGATCACAGAGTTCCAATATGTCGCATCACAACCTTTTTATCATAGATATCCTTGTTTTATAGACAATGATTTCACAAATTATATTGTCTTGAGCTGGATTAATGCCTTTATTTCCTATTGCATTTAACTCTGAAGCTAAAGAGTAGCAAGGATTTTCACCTGGCTCCTTTActatttaatttactaaatttgttaaatatttggAACTTGTAGACCAAAACACACGTTTGTTTGATTACTGATTATTGTCCTGGGGGAGAACTATTCCTGCTTCTTGATCGGCAGCCGACTAAGGTTCTCAAGGAAGATGCCGTGAGGTATATTATCCCACCATTGACAGATCCAGAatttctctttgatggtagAAAAAAATAGTCTAATATTTTatcagaagaaaaataatataaacttcATTAAAAGGATATGagagaaattgaaaacaataaaaattaaaaggataaaaaggaTAATATTagtactaatttattttttcttttctcttttataatttttcacatTCATCTTTTAAAAAGATTATCTTATGGTGTagacatctattttttttttatggggacaaaaaaatattgtttagtaTTTTCAAGTATATAATTTTTGCATGTTTAAATTCTTAAGGTTATCTGCccaatagtaataaattaagtCCTGTAAcactatttttctttaactgACATTAAGTTCttaatatttatagattttatgCAGCAGAGGTAGTGATCGTATTGGAGTACCTTCATTGCCAAGGTAGACTCTTATTTggctcttttatatatatatatatatatatatatatatatatattggcatCACCACCATAACCATGGTTGTCCGCTTCTCTTTTAACTCATGAAACTTCTCGCAACTTGGGAGATGTTTATAGACAAAATATTTCGGAATCTCTGGGATgagcttattttattttcctttcaagTCATCAAGTGTCATATGCTGACGTACTAGCAATTTGCATCACAAAATTCTGCCCTTGCAACTTTGCAAGAAATATTGCCAGGAAAAAATTCTGATCTATAACAAGCTAGACACTTGCTTAGAACCAAGTTTAATATGATATTGTTTGGTGAGAGTTTACaggaataatatatcgagatttGAAGCCAGAAAATGTGTTACTCCAGAGCAATGGGCATGTGTCCCTAACAGATTTTGATTTGTCATGTTTAACATCTAGCAAGCCACAGGTATCTTAGAGACAATAACTTTATAGTGTAGTTTTTAATTAGAAGcaatactatttttaattaagttttaatacTAAAAACAGTTTTATTACGTTGTTGCCTCTTTGCAGCTTATAATTCCAGCTACCaattcaaagaagaagaaaaagaagaaacagaaaagtCAAGAGGTTCCAATGTTTATGGCAGAACCAATGAGAGCATCAAATTCTTTTGTTGGCACGGAAGAGTACATTGCTCCGGTTTGTTATTCCTGGAcatattatacattattattgAGCAGCAAAAACTACGGTTCAAATACGTATTTTATTGTATTGAATGTACCAATTATTATACACATCATGCATTTGCGCGTATAATCAATACTtcacattttttaaagaaaatgttttattGTGCAAATACTTAAAACTTGTTTTTGACTAACAAGTTTGAAATATGGATTTATTCGTTATATTTTAAGTGTAGTGCAtgtcaaaagaaaagaaaggctaATGCTTAAGATCAAGTTGAATCCAATAGGAGAAACAAGTTCTGTAGTTTAGTGTTTATACTAGATAGGAGGCTTGAAGCGAGTGGAGAAGTCTTGTACTGTTTGTTCAATCACTGTTTCAAGAGATTGCCAATTAGACACGAACTATTCTATTCCTTTAGAGACCTTTATACAGAGAGTTTTATTGTAATTTGAACTTCTTTggaattttttatgcatttcttAGATTTTGTTGTAACTGATAGTTCAACAACTTGTGCAGGAAATTATAACTGGTTCAGGTCACACAAGTGCTGTGGATTGGTGGGCTCTAGGTAAATTTGTAATTCTTATTCTTATATCTATATACAAACAAAGGCAAATgtgaacaaaataaatttctaaacatTACTTAAAAAATCAGCATAGAAAGTTAATTGTGTTTTAGTCCATAAAATTAGGAATTTTTAGTTCTTTCACCAGAATTTAtggactaaaaaatataaatttttatttgataagactaaaaaaatacatttttaaatttgcgaaactgaaaaatatataaaaaaaagggaactaaataaaatacttctgaaagactaaaaatataatgaagtCAAGAAAGTTTGAATGTATTAACATTTAATTCGTGTAGTGGGTATTAATGTTTCCATAGATAACTAAATCAGTTTGCATATTCTATAATTCTCTTTATTTGTCGTTCTCTTAACCAAGACTATGCATATCTAATTTAATGATATGGACTTATGGAGTGTAGAATTTGAAACAGTTATCAAATAACAACTCAAATATGCTAAAAAGGAACACTTATCTCCCATCCTTGTTCCATCTATGATCTAtctcctgttttttttttagcacaCATCTATCTCCTGTTAAAGTGTTCATTGACCATATCATATAACTGTCGGACTTTTTCACATACACAAAAGGCTTCACTCGGATGAATATTtggaacaaattaaaattatatcacaTTGCTTGACTTCAATGACTTTTTTTAGGTATTCTAATATATGAAATGCTTTATGGGTATACGCCATTCCGGGGGAAAACAAGACAAAAAACATTTGCAAATATTCTTCACAAGGACCTTAAATTTCCCAAAAGTAAACCGGTGAGTGTTATCCTTCCTAACTTATCATACATTTGTTGCTTACAGGTTGCTTTGCTACagcttaattttcaattttgatctgAGTTATGAAATTCACCTTTAGAAGAAAAACTTCAAACTAACCTTTAATGTCCGAAGTCTAGTACCATATATTAGCTTTTAAgcttatgaataattttttatttataaattgaagCTTATCAAATACAAGTATTTATTTAATCTGTATATTCAAATGCAACTAATTGCAAAATAGTAAAGTCATAGGTTTGACGGAAGGAAAAGTAAAACAATAGAATGCTCACatcaaattcttacaaaaatccCATTCAGACATTCTTGAGTTTGGAGTTATTATATGCATTATGTTTTAATGTGTAATAATTGATGCAGGTAAGTCTCCAGGGAAAGCAGCTAATTTACTGGTTGTTGCAGAGAGATCCTAAAGACAGATTGGGTTCACGTGAAGGAGCAAATGAAATTAAACGTCATCCTTTCTTCCGGGGTGTCAATTGGGCACTAGTTCGTTGCATGGTAACATATTTTggataaaacttaaattaatatAGTTCCTTAGGAATTTTTGGTTGTtctgtaattaaaattaaagttccaTCTTAGTAATTTATGTTAATCTTTAATGTAAGCTTTTATTACACAAATTAgtgagaatttttaattttaattggagaacaacatcaaaactcaaaagtaCCTAAGGACTTGCATATAAGTTTTGTGTAACAATAGCTTCCGTTATTTGCGACAATGTTTTCTTCAACATCTAGTTTAACTTTGTTGTGATTTGTCTGCTTGTCTTACCAGAAACCTCCTGAGCTTGATGCTCCTCTCTTACCGGAaactgaagaagaaaaagaagccaAAGATATACATCCTGGGCTAGAGGATCTGCAgacaaatattttctaaaatatcgaGAAACACATGATGAATTCTTTGCGATTTTGAACAATTAATGGAATTTTAATCCCTTGCTTCAGCGGTGCAAAGTTTGATCATGTTCATTGTAATTTATGAATGGAAGACCTACTATATTTTTCTAGATTTGATGCTACTTAAGCTGCCTGGCCTTCCAATGGGGTATTAGGGATTGGGACCATCAAGGCAATTAGTCTAGTGTGGAAATTTGtgtatatttttagaataatgtTGAGTCATTTAAGACATGCCTTgtaacatcaaaattaaatctGTATTGTTAAAccattttttggaaaataaaatacttttagtGTGACTCATATAACACCagactaaaataaatttcacttctctttttaaaaaaattaagctggACATAACTatgaaaaattcttaaaaataaaagtatacaaGTTCAATCATCATTTGAAGAACATACGAATAACATGTTCCTGCCTCTCAAAAACACCACACAAAATTCGCCTTCATCTATGTGGATCAACGAATGAAGATCCATTCAATTGTATTCAAACAAAAAGGGAAATCTCACTCATAGGCCCAACACCACATGAATTTAGTCCCATCTATGTGGATTGACGAATAAAGACCCGTCTAACTATATACAATAatcttaattaataaagtaGTCATCTCGACAATAACATAATTATCTCGTCAGAATATACTTtttagttatgaacatttgatgggtcatttaaaatatcaaaatggaAAGGTGCGGCATGGGATATTTCTTTACCCAATAGATCCTAGATTCACTCAGCCAAATTAAGTCAACAACACTCTATCTTCCAAAAGTAAATTTACTTTGTGAAATTGAAGTTTGCCTAGCAAACTTGAAATATGTTTAGCGAatccaaattttaaaacaacGAATTTGTGACAGGGAGCAACCTTGCCTTCTATTGTAAATCTGCCCATTAAGCACAAAAATCCACCCTGCAAATTTGTGATAGAAAAACCTTGGTCCCTATTGCAAATCCGCCAACGAATTTTGCAAAACCAGTGTGAGAACTTATTTATCCCCTTCCCCGAGTTTCCATTATTTAGATTTTCGAAAAGGTAGACATTTTGAGCCAAAGAAGTGAGCTTTGCTTTAAGCCACCAACAACTAAAACTACATAGCAAAAAGCATCCCAAAGCAAAATCCAAACTTAGATTTTGAGTTCAAAGTCTCTCCATAGCCAACTCATAGAAGATGAAGTAGAGAAAATAAGTAAACTTACCCACTATATTGGTCTCAAAAACCTATGGGGAAGGGAGGAGCAATTCACTTGTGGGGGTAGGGGGAGCAAGAACCTCACTTGGAGAGGATGAGAGACGAATAAGAGAAATGAGACAAGATTTAGAGAAGATGTTTCTAATTTTGGATGTTCtacgaaaataaaaaataaagggttTTGGGTTTCTCTTCTAACCCTCTTACTAACACCTTATAGCCTACTAACAACTTACCCTAAAATTTCTAAGTTCCCCTCAAGGCCCAAAACATAAGCCTATAACATACAAACAACAGCAGAACATGAAATGATtaccttaattatattttttttaaacaattaaatttaatttccattgcatttttatttgaatcactTAATCACATATTAAGAAAATCACATTTTTGCAGTGGTGTTGATGATTACGACAGACATAACtagttttaaagtttttttttaatctcagtcacattttttgtgtaattagtatatttttattataatatatccttaatatgaaatatgatttttttatttaaagggaGAATTTAAATTCTAGtgcaaagtaattaaaataattcacaaatattattcaatcaattaaactaaACTCCTTTGGTATATATTTAGTATGATTTAACTCAAAATCATTTTGTCCTATTTTATGATTATAGATGCTTTGTTCTCTTACAATTTTCTATATTACTATGCTGttcctatatataagaaaccAATATCTAATATATCAATAccaataaaaatagttaagttGGTTAACTTTAATTAGTAAtatcacaaatttaaatttcattacaaaaatacctattgaattaaatgatttaagggataattttttttatcaataaatatgacTTATCTCATTAATAGtctttacaatatatatatatatatatatatatatatattagaaaattagcaattaatatatttaaaagtggtcatatattctttatatttaagaaaaaaatattttatttattatatataaaaagaaaagtagtTTTATCTAACTGCATACTGTgtcctatataaaaaaaaggtgttATTATTGGcactgatattttaaaattttgtaatgatATTTTGCAGTTTTGATATTTAGAGagttatgatattattatatattaatgagataataaaataagtagggATGTTTATAAGATCATATCGATATGATGAACTtgataatttgaattaaattaattataattagtttaattctttttttactgAGTGAGTTGGGGCATCGTAATCtcttatcaatataaaaaaatagtttaattttttaatgtatcttTTTCTCAACCTGAATTAGTCTACTGAATCggtgaattatttttaaacttttatattaattaataaaaacatgtaaTGTAGTAatcatagaaaaaataaatattaaataaaagatataattaatcataaaaaataatgaatatttttatcttacattaatataaaattaaaaatgaatattaaataaaaaaactcttaaaaatatataataagttatcTTTTATCAGTCTAATAACTCAAACCAAACAAATACAATTAAATATGAGATTTAATCATTTTAACAAACCTAAATTACTCCGACTCATAAAATGAAATACCCATAAATAGAAGACATGTGTGTTGAGTGACTCTACACAATATTACTAGCAATAGAACTTTGTAGTTCCCAATAATTTAGTGTAGTTCTGGTTGGTCTTAGCTATGGATATTCAAAATCGAATCAAACCGAGTATTAAATCAAAAATTGATCCAAAAAATTgtaaaccacaaaaaaaaaaaaaacaaaggacatCAGTCTGTTAGTTTTCGGTTTGACCTGTAGAAATTGAACCAAACAAAACCGAACTACATTCAttagtttaagtttaattattaatttattacatgACTCATTAATTCAAGACTTGTATACGACATGTAGTTGTAAGGGTTTAGGAAATAAGAATAAAACACCTAATTTCACACACTCAGTCTCTACTCTCTCACTCTTTGGAGTCTCGTCTAACACGTAAAATTGGAACTGGAACCTTAAACGTGGTGACAACCTCTACCTCGCATGTCTCTGTGTTTGTGGCGATAACCTCTTCGACAAACGTGTGGGCTCCTTTTCATCCCTGCGTGCAAATTCTCTTCAACGTGTCCCCCCTCTACGGATTAGCGTTGTTTATGTTGGCAATCATGACTCTCTGCATCTCTGCCTCTCTATCTATCTCTCAACTTCGGTGTTGCTTCACCGCTCCAATGTTTTCATGTTAgccatttttgttaattttaattggaCGTGACTTTGCATTTTTGTTGATATTTGTCTCTGCTAATTGTAATTGTGTATGTCTTTTAACATTGGAGGTATAGTGCTTAATTGCTACAAGAGTTTTCTTTCATCAAAGACAGTTGAAACATTAATTGTACACAAAATTGGTGTCGATCCTCTCCATGGTCATAAGACTTTGAAGAGCTCATAGATGACATTGAAAAACTTGAGCAAGGTATTATTTTAATTCGTACAATTGTTTAATTATTGTTGTCTAATTTTtcattgatgttgatttttagAAATTGGTCCTATCCCACCAATAACTAAAGAGAATTTTGATGTTGAGTTTGATTAGTAGCCACACTTAGAGTTAATTTGCTTGATATAGTATGatatataatttctaaattatgtttattcttttaaaatgcttgttgtattttattgcaattaaaTTTGATGGTGCTTTGTTTTATATAGGGTTCAACTCTTTGACCATTGATGATTTTGTGTTATGTTATTGGTTGTTGTCATTGGAGATCTAGTATTTTGTTATAGGAGATCATCTTTTCAAGTTTCTATAGTTCTAGACAAttgttataattattgttttgttgttgGATGTCTAAGCTTCCATGGTTTTAGACAATTGATAAATGTTGTTTTACTGGTTTTTTTCTTAGTCACACCAAACTGCACCCGGAAGATCCCTAGTCTCAGCTATATATGGACTAAaaggaatgatttttttagggttagaaaagaaaaaaaaaaggaaaagcaaaGAAGTAAGAGCGAAACGACGTCGGATGATAAGAAGGTTATAGCGGTTAATCTAGATCTGACGCGTGTGATCCAACGGTGAGAATTTGGAATGGCGTGGGCCCATGGTAGAGTGGCAACTTGCTCACAACACAACGGTCTGGCTCACTTGCCTCGCTCGTTCCTTGGCTCACTCACTCTCACTCAGTCatcgtctctctctctctaaaaccAAACcctttttttctcacttttcttcCTTGCGGCCTCTTTCTCTGCGTTGTGTTGCGTTCATCCCTGTTTGGTGCGGTGGGAGTTTTTGGTCTTTTCGCTGCCCCCCATTATCACACGGTCCCTCTCCATCCACGTCATCTACGTCTTCTTCGTATCGTACCCTCCCCACCTTCCTTTCTTCCTCTCCCTCTTCTCactatataacaattttttcacCCCCTTAGGGTTTCCAAAAGCCATTGTCCGATTTCGCACTGCGCAACCCTTTTCTCCCACCATGTCTCCTTCCACTTCCTCCTCTTCTCCGCAATTCATTCTTCCACGCTTCTTCTCACGCGTTTGAGGTATTCCCATATTCCCCTTCTGAATCTCCTCGCTCTCGATTATTTCATATTATCTGTGATTT of the Glycine max cultivar Williams 82 chromosome 13, Glycine_max_v4.0, whole genome shotgun sequence genome contains:
- the LOC100817565 gene encoding phototropin-1 → MEQSEKSPTKISPLRSSFPRDPRGSLEVFNPNTSALASTSTNARVRSQPLWKSWTESEEPRNEIAATSWMAINPAAGESGEAAQRAAEWGLVLRTDTETGKPQGVAVRNSGGEEPNAAKLAAAASSSRKNSQNSARTSGDSSDGGGGGGGIPRISEDVMGALSAFQQTFVVSDATKADYPILYASAGFFKMTGYKSKEVIGRNCRFLQGADTDPEDVAKIREALQAGKIYCGRLLNYKKDGTPFWNLLTISPIKDEDGKVLKFIGMQVEVSKHTEGSKEKTLRPNGLPESLIRYDARQKEKATSSVTELLQAMKRPRALSESASRPSIRKSGSRSSDEEKLEQEQEDDKEKAQKTLRRISESGASFGRKSEGSGNRISMERISELPENKHRNSQRRSFMGFRRKSQSNDESMDSEVIEDESSESEDDERPNSFELDDKEKQREKRKGLDLATTLERIEKNFVITDPRLPDNPIIFASDSFLELTEYSREEILGRNCRFLQGPETDPATVNKIREAIDNQTEVTVQLINYTKSGKKFWNLFHLQPMRDQKGEVQYFIGVQLDGSQHVEPLHNCIAEDTAKEGEQLVKQTAENVDEAVRDLPDANKKPDDLWTNHSKTVHPKPHRKDDPAWKAIQKVLESGEQIGLKHFRPIKPLGSGDTGSVHLVELRGTGQYFAMKAMDKGVMLNRNKVHRACAEREILDKLDHPFLPALYASFQTKTHVCLITDYCPGGELFLLLDRQPTKVLKEDAVRFYAAEVVIVLEYLHCQGIIYRDLKPENVLLQSNGHVSLTDFDLSCLTSSKPQLIIPATNSKKKKKKKQKSQEVPMFMAEPMRASNSFVGTEEYIAPEIITGSGHTSAVDWWALGILIYEMLYGYTPFRGKTRQKTFANILHKDLKFPKSKPVSLQGKQLIYWLLQRDPKDRLGSREGANEIKRHPFFRGVNWALVRCMKPPELDAPLLPETEEEKEAKDIHPGLEDLQTNIF